The Planctellipticum variicoloris DNA window TATCCAGACTGGATGTCGATTGTCAGTTATTTGCGGCGGGATCCCCGCCGGACGGTGCCGAGCTACGTGGCGGTCAATCCGGTCGACAACTACGACAGTTTCACGATTGCCGGGCCGACGTACCTGGGGCCCGCCTATGAGGCTTTCCGGGTGACGGGGGATCCCAGTCAGCCGACGTTTGAGGTGCCGAATATCGGACTGAAAGATGGTTCCGTCGCGGATCGGCTGCTGCGGAGGGTGCACCTGAGCCGGGATTTCGACCGGATGCGGGACGGTCTCGATCAGTCGGGAGCGATGCGGGCCGTCGACGACTTCGAGGCCCAGGCGTTGAATTTGCTGACGAGCGCGTCGGCGCGGGAAGCGTTCGACCTGTCGCGGGAGCCGGATCCGATCCGCGACCGCTACGGTCGGAACGCGTGGGGGCAGCAGTGCCTGATGGCCCGGCGGCTGGTGGAAGCTGGCGTGGATGTCGTGGCGACGGAATTCGACGGTCCGCTGTGCGGTCGAGTCGCTAACTGGGACGATCATGCGGTCAATCAGCATGTTTTCGATGCGTTGAGCTTCCGCATGCCAACGGTCGATCAGGCCGTCTCGGCGTTGATTGAAGACATTTATGCCCGCGGGCTCGACCGACGGGTACTGGTGGTGGTGACCGGGGAGTTCGGGCGGACCCCGCGGATTTCGTATGTCGCCAGCAGCGGCGGCGGGGTGGCCAGCGCGCCGGCGGGGACGGTGCAGCCGGGGCGCGATCACTGGCCGCGGGCGAATTCGATGCTGTTCGCCGGCGGCGGCATTCAGACCGGTCAGATTATTGGCGGGACGGACGCCCGCGGCGAAGATGTGGTGGACCGGAGGGTTTCCCCCGGCGACTTTCTGGCGACAATTTACCGACACCTGCAGATTGACTACGAACGAGTGGCGATTCCGAACTTTGCCGGGCGACCGGTGCCGATCGTCCGCGAGGGAGCGGCGATTCCGGAATTGATGGGAACCTCGGGACGAGTGTGAAGGGCAGAAAACGCGCCGGCGACCGGTTGTCGCAGAGCACTGGCGGAAGCGCCGCCGATGACACACCGGACCTGGGGCAGACTTCCCTCTGGAATTCAACGGGTGAGAGGCCGAAATGCCACGGTTGTCGATGTTGTGTCTGATGCTGGGAATGATCTCTGTCGCGGGACGTGCGGAGTGTGCGGAGCCGACGGCGGAGCAGCTCAAGTTCTTTGAAACGTCCGTGCGACCGTTGCTGGTCGAGCATTGCCAGAAGTGCCACGGCGAAAAGAAGCAGTGGGGGGCGCTGCGGCTCGATTCGCACGAAGCGCTCCTCAAGGGGGGCGAGAACGGCCCCGCAATCGTGCCGGGCAAGCCGGAGGAGAGTCGTTTGATCCAGGCCGTGCGGCATTCCGACGACCTGCAGATGCCGCCTGACGAAAAGCTGTCGGACCGGCAGATTGCGACCCTGGTCGACTGGGTTCGGCAGGGAGCGCCATACCCCGCCAGCGCCGCGGGAAAGGCGGATCGGAGTCGCGATCCGAATCACTGGGCATTCCAGCCGCCGCGCGATCCGGCTGTTCCGACGACGAAGAATACGACGTGGGCGCAGACGGGGCTGGATCATTTCGTGTTGGCGCGGCTGGAGTTGGCCGGGTTGTCGCCTGCCGTTGCCGCGGACCGGCGGACCTTGATTCGCCGGGTCACATTCGACCTGACCGGTTTGCCACCGACTCCCGAAGAAGTCGCAGCGTTTCTGGCCGATGCGGGGGAGGGGGCTTACTCGCGGCTCGTGGAGCGATTGCTGGCATCGCCGGCGTATGGAGAGCGCTGGGGGCGGCACTGGCTGGACGTGGCCCGCTATGCGGACTCGAACGGGCTGGATGAGAATGTGGCGCACGGGAACGCGTGGCGTTACCGCGACTATGTGATCGACGCTTTCAACCGGGATCTGCCGTATGACCAGTTCGTGGTCGAGCAGCTTGCGGGGGATCTGCTGACACCGACCGACGCGGCGGACCGTCAGCAGAACCTGATTGCGACCGGATTCCTGGCGCTGGGGCCGAAGGTGCTGGCTGAGGTCGACGAGACCAAGATGCAGATGGACATCGTCGACGAGCAGATCGACACGGTGGGCCGGGCACTCCTGGGAATGACGTTCGGCTGCGCCCGGTGTCACGATCACAAGTTCGATCCGGTTTCGACTGCGGACTACTACGGTCTGGCGGGAGTGTTTACGAGCACCCGCACGATGGAGCATTTCAAAAAGGTTGCGAAGTGGCACGAAAACCCCCTGCCGTCTCCCGAGAGCGAGGCGATGCAGGCCGAGTATGTCGCGCAGATTGCGACGAAAAAGAGGGCATTGAACGAGGCCACCGAGGCCGCGGAGGTGGCCGCTCGGGCTGGTCTGACGGCAGACGCAAAGCCGCCTGCAAATCTCGAAACGCTGTTCCCGGCGGAGACGAAGGCGAAACTGAAACAGCTCAAGGATGAACTGACGCAGCTCGAGAAGACGCCGCCAGAATTGCCGTCAGCGATGGGGGCGACGGAGGCCGCGGTGGCCGACGTGCCGATCCACGTGCGGGGGAGTCACCTGAAGCTGGGCGAGGTGGTGCCGCGGCACGTGCCGGCGGTGATGCGGGGACCTGCCAGCCCGGCGTTTCCGTCGGACCAAAGCGGGCGGATGGAGCTCGCCAGATGGCTGGTCGATCCGCAGCACCCGCTGACGGCGCGGGTGATGGTGAACCGCGTCTGGCGGTGGCACTTCGGGAAGGGGCTGGTCCGGACGCCCGACAACTTTGGGCTGCTTGGGGAAGCACCGACACATCCGGAGCTGCTGGACTGGCTGGCGGTGCGATTTGTCGAGGGAGGCTGGTCGGTCAAGTCGCTGCACCGACTGATCGTGCTGTCGGCAACGTATCAGCAGGACAGCCGTGCGTCCGACGCGACGCTGCAGGCCGATCCGGACAATCTGCTTTACGGGCGGAGAGAGCTCCGCCGGCTGGAGGCGGAAGAGGTCCGCGATGCGGTGCTGGCGGTGAGCGGGCAGCTCGATCGGACGCCGGGAGGTCCGGTGCTGAAGGTGAAGAACCGGGGTTACCTGTTCGATCACACGTCGAAGGACCTGACGGATTATTCGAGCGTGCGACGGAGCGTGTATCTGCCGATCATCCGGAACAATCTGTACGACGTGTTTCAATTGCTGGATTTCCCCGATGCGTCCGTGCCGAGCGGGGACCGCTCGACGACGGTGATTGCGCCGCAGGCGCTGCTGATGCTCAACAGCGAATTTGTCATGCAGGCCGCGGACAAGTTTGCCGCGCGGCTGCTGTCAGACTTAGCGATCGACGACTCCGAGCGAGTGCGGCGGATGTACCGGCTGGCGTATGGACGGGACTCGTCGGATGAAGAACTGGCCGAGGCACGGACTTTCCAGCAGGCGCTGGAAGGGGCGATGCCGACCGATCGCATGGATGACGCTGCCCGCAAGCAGGCTGCCTGGAGTGGACTGTGCCAGGTGGTGCTGGCCGCCAACGAATTTGTTTACCTGCGTTGACGAACCCGCCTGAACTGCGACGACTTTCCCGCCTGAATTCGAGAATCTGCCATGTTTTCTGCTCCCTTTTCCCGCCGTCACTTGTTGCAGCGCAGCGCCGTGGGATTTGGTTCGCTGGCGCTGGCGTCGCTGCTGGCCGAGCAGTCGTCGGCGAAGGCTGCCGTGGCCGACCCGCTGGCGGCGAAGCAGCCGCACTTTCCCGCCCGCGCCAAGCGGGTGATCTTCCTGTTCATGAAGGGGGGGCCGTCGCACCTCGATACGTTCGACCCGAAGCCGCTGCTGGATCGTGACGACGGGAAGCCGCTGCCTTTCGCCAAGCCGCGGGTGCAGTTCGCTCCGACCGGGAACCTGCTGAAGTCCCCCTGGAAGTTCCAGCAGTACGGCGAGAGCGGAATCCCGGTCAGCGAACTGTTTCCGCACGTGGCCGGATGTGTCGACGACCTCTGCATGGTGCATTCGGTTCACGGGACGAATCCGGCACACGGCGGGGCGCTGCTGAAGCTGCACACGGGGAGCGATAACTTTGTCCGGCCGAGCATGGGCTCGTGGGTGACTTACGGACTGGGGACGGACAACGCGAATCTCCCGGCGTTCATTACGATCTGCCCGACGCTGGCGCATGGCGGGATCAGCAACTGGAGCTCGGCGTTTCTTCCGGCGCTCTATCAGGGGACTCCGCTGGGGAACGCCAGTGTGCCGTCGGACCAGGCGGCGGTGCGGTACATCAGCAATCCCCGGCTGCCGCGCGAGGTGCAGCGGCTGCAACTCGACCGGCTGAGTGCGATGAACCGCGCCCATCTGGCGGAGGGGACTCCGGATTCCGCATTGGAAGCCAGGATCAACTCGTTCGAGCTGGCGTTTCGGATGCAGGCGGAGATGCCGCTGGTGGAAGACCTGTCGCAGGAATCCGTCGCGACGCAGGCCCTTTACGGCATGGATGATCCAGTGACGGCGAACTTCGGCCGGATGTGTCTGAAGGCCCGTCGGTTCGCGGAGGCGGGGGTGCGGTTTATCCAGGTGACGCACAGCGACAGCAACGTGCAGTGGGACCAGCACAGCAATCTGAAGGCCGGCCACGAAAAGAACGCCCGGGAGGTCGACAAGCCGATCGCCGGTTTACTGCAGGATCTGAAGGCCCGCGGGCTGCTGGAAGATACGCTGGTCTGGTGGGGGGGCGAATTCGGTCGGACGCCGACGGTCGAAGGCTCGAACGGCCGGGATCACAACCCCGAAGGCTTCACGATGTGGCTGGCGGGGGGGGGCGTGAAGCCGGGCCTGCGTTACGGAGCCACGGACGAGTACGGCTTCTATGCTCAGCAGGACAAGGTGCATATTCACGACATGCACGCGACGATTCTGCACCTGCTGGGACTCGACCACGAGCGTCTGACCTACCGGTACGCCGGCCGGGATTTCCGGCTGACGGACGTCGAGGGGAACGTCGTGGATGGGTTGTTTGCCTGACTGATGAGGAAGAAGGATTCACCGCGGAGGCGCGGAGGACGCGGAGAAATGCGGGAGAAGAGTCAGGAAAGTGAAAAGTGAGTCGTGAAGAGTGAGTCGTGCAGAATGCAAAGATCCGCGATAGGCCGGGCTCTCACAATTCCCTCACTTTGCACTCATCACTACTCAATACTCACTGTTCATTTTCCTGAGATTTCTCGTCTTAACTCCGCGTCCTCCGCGTCCTCCGCGTCTACGCGGTAAATCCGTCTTCCTGACTTGCACGATGGATTCCCTTGTGGAGAACCGATTGATGCGGCTGATGCTGGCGTTTGTTCTGGTGGTGTCGTGCGGGATGGCCGGGGCTGCGGAGCGGCGGCCAGATCTGATTCGAGCGGAGAATGCGAAGCCGGGGTCGACGGACTGGCAGCTCACGCGGGTGAAACTCGACAGTCCGACCGGTTGCCGGTCCTCGGTGATCGAGGGGTATTGCTCGAAGCAGAGCGTCGGAGCGGGCGAATCGATCGACATCCTGGTGTCGACGAATCCCCCGTCGCCGTTCCGGATCGAGATCTTTCGGACGGGATACTACGGCGGACGCGGGGCCCGGCTGATGACGACGCTGGGACCGTTCGAGGGGACGGCGCAGCCGACGCCGGCGCCTGGTGAGAAGAATCTGCACGAGTGCCGCTGGAAGGCCACGACCTCCCTGAAAATCCCCGCCGACTGGGTGAGCGGTGTTTACCTCGGTCGCCTGACGACGATTCCGAAGGATGATCAGACGCCGTACTGGCAGAGCTACGTCGTGTTCCTGGTGACCGACGACCGGCCGGCGGACGTGCTGCTGCAGGTTTCGGACAACACGTGGCATGCCTACAACCCGTGGCCGTCGAACTACTCGATCTATACGCATCCGAAAGGCAACCAGGGACCGTGGGCCGACGTCAGCTTCGACCGGCCGTACGGGCGCTACGCCCAGTACAACAGCGTGGTGAACGATCCGCTGTCGGTGGGGGCGGGCGAGTGGCTGTCGTTCGAGTTTCCGCTGGCGTACTTTCTGGAACAGCACGGCTACGACGTGACGTACTGCTCGAACAGCGACATGGTGAGCCCCGAGCGGGGCCTCCGCTGCAAGTCGTTCTTGAGCGTCGGGCATGACGAGTACTGGGATCTCCGTCAGTACGAAAGCGCCGTGAAGATGCGCGATGCCGGGGTGAACCTGATCTTCCTGTCGGGAAATTCGGTCTGCTGGGTGACGCCGTTTCGCGAGAGCTGGGACGGGCGGCCGAACCGGATCATCTTCCGCGGCGGTCCGTATGGGGGCGATTACAAGTATGCGGTCGGGCGCGAGAAGGATCACGGGCCGTTCCCGCATCGCGGTCCGGACGAGGGCTTTCTGATGGGCGCCCGGAACATCGAGCCGGTCAACGGCGGAGGGGACTGGACGGCCGTGAAACCCGAGCACTGGATCTTCAAGAACACGGGGATGAAGCAGGGGGATCGCATTCCGGGACTGATCGGCTGGGAGTATCACGGCGATCCTCCGGCGATTCCGGGGCTGGAAATCGTCGGCGGCGGGACCGCGTTCCAGGGGGGCGTCAATCCGCAGCAGTGGCAGGCGACGATCTATCCGGGGCCGAAGGGGAACTTCGTGTTTCAGGGCTCAACGATCTTCTGGGCGCAGGGGCTGAGCCATCCGCCGGGGCACACGCTGCCGTGGTCGCACTGGTCGCGTCCGCACGGTCCGGATGAGCGGGTGCAGCAGATGACGCACAATTTGCTGCGAAGGGCCATTGGGGACGCGAAGAGCAAGTAGTCCTGAGTGGTTCCGGGGGCACGCCCTGAGTCCTCGAAGGGCGTGTTTTGTCATCGTCGGAAGACCACACCCATCGCAAAGCCTCTGGGCGTGCCGCCCGGCCCAACCGCCGTTTTCTGCCGACTTCCTTGAGAAACGGGACAAAAAGATTGAAGGAAAGGGGCGGATCTGGAAGAATCAACAAGTGTTGATCCCGCCTGCTTCCTCCTGCCTGACGGTCGCCTGCCCATGTTTCGATTCACGCCCCTGCTGGCGCTGTGTGTGCTGGTTGTTCCTGCCTCGGCCGCCGAGCCGGGTTCCCGTCCGCTCTCGTTTGAAGCGGATATCCGGCCGCTGCTGAAGGCGCAATGCTGGCATTGCCACGGCGAGGAAGAGAAGCCCGAAGGGGGGCTGGATCTGCGGCTGGTGCGGTTCCTGCAGAAGGGGGGGGAGTCGGGGACGGCCATCGCGGCGGGCAAGCACGCCGAGAGCCTGGTTTATCAGCGGGTCGCGAGCGACGAGATGCCTCCCGGCGAGAAGAAGCTTACTCCGCGGGAGAAGGAGCTGCTGGCGCGCTGGATCGATGAAGGGGCGAAGACGGCCCGTCCGGAGCCGGAGTCGCTGGCGGCGGGAGATATCTTCACGGACGACGACCGGTCGCACTGGTCGTTTCAGCCGATCCGTCGGCCGGGCGTTCCGACCACAGAACATGCGGAGCAGGCGAGGTCGCCGATCGACGCGTTTCTGCTCGAACGGCTGGGGCGGGATCGGCTGACGCTTTCCGCCGAGGCGGACCGGGCGACGCAGATCCGGAGGCTGTCGTTCGATCTGCTGGGATTGCCGCCGAGCCCGGAGGCTGTTGCCGCGTTCGTTGCGGACATGTCTCCCGATGCCTACGAGCGGCTGGTCGATCAGATGCTCGATTCCCCGGCTTACGGTGAGCGGTGGGCGCGGCACTGGCTGGATGTCGCGGGCTATGCGGACAGTGACGGGTACAGCGAAAAGGACCTGGAACGGAAGTGGGCCTGGAAGTACCGGGACTATGTGATCCGGGCGTTCAACGAGGACAAATCGTGGAATGAGTTCCTCGTCGAACAGCTTGCCGGGGACGAACTGCTGACGCAGCCGTTTGCAAATCTGACTCCCGACCAAGCGGACAAGCTGATTGCGACGGGGTTTCTGCGGATGGGGCCGGACGGGACCGGGGACGGATCGGTTGACCAGAATGTTGCCCGGAACGAGGTGCTGGCGGAGACGATCAAGATTGTCTCGACGTCGCTGCTGGGGATGACGGTGGGGTGCGCCCAGTGTCACGCTCACCGGTACGATCCGATCACGCAGGCTGATTACTACCGTGTGCGGGCGATCTTTGAGCCGGCGTACGACTGGAAGCAGTGGCGGGCGCCGAACGCCCGGCTGGTGTCGCAGTGGTCGGACGAGACTCGGCAGAAGGTGACTGAGGCAGAGAAGGAACTGGCCGAAGTCCAGAAGCAGCGGAACGAAGAGCTCGACAAGATCGTCGCCGAGACGTTCGAGCAGGAGCTGGCGAAGCTGCCCGAGGAGATTCAGCCCAAAGCCCGCGAGGTTCGAGCAACCGCCGAGAAAGACCGGACCGACGAGCACAAGCAGCTCATCAAGGAGTATCCGTTCCTCAACGTGAATCGCGGCACGGTGTACCTTTATCTGAAGGACCGGCTGACCGGGTTCAACAAGAAGTGGGACGCCACGACGGAAGAGACAAAGAAGAAGCGGCCGGCGGATGACTTTATCCAGTGCCTGACGGAAGTGCCGGGGCAGATCCCGGCGACGAAGCTGTTTTCCCGGGGCGACTTCAATCAGCCGCGCGAGGATGTGCTGCCGGGGGAGCTGGCGGTGCTGAATGCGGTGAATGCGTCGTTGCCCGTGGATGATCCTGCGCTGCCGACCAGCGGGCGCCGGCTGGCGTATGCAAAAACGCTGACCAGCGGCGAACATCCGCTGGTGGCCCGCGTGCTGGTGAACCGGATCTGGCTGAATCATTTCGGGCGGGGGCTGGTGGCGACGCCGGGGGACTTCGGCATGCTGGGGGAGAAGCCTTCGCATCCGGAGCTGCTGGACTGGCTGGCTTCGGAGTTCATGCAGTCGGGGTGGCAGCTCAAGAAGCTGCAGCGGCTGATTGTGACGTCGCAGGCCTACCGGCAGTCGTCGCAACGGACCAGCGAACTCGACGCGATCGATCCGGAAAACCGGCTGCTGGGGCGGATGTCGGTCCGCCGGCTGGAAGCGGAAACGGTCCGCGACACGCTGCTGGCTCTGGCGGGACGGCTGTCGGACAAGATGACGGGTACGCCGGTGGTGGTCATGCCCGACGACGTCGGCCAGATCGTGGTGGGGGTGGACACTCGCGACTCGGCGGGCCGGCCGAGCGGCAAGGTGATCCCCTTGGGCGAGGACGAGTACCGCAGGAGCATTTACGTGCAGGCCCGACGGTCGATGCCGCTGGGGATGCTGGAGCCGTTCGACGTGCCGGTGATGGCCCCAAATTGCGAACAGCGGGCGTCGTCGACGGTGGCCCCGCAGTCGCTGCTGATGATGAACAGCGAGTTCGTCGTGGACCAGACGACAGCGATGGCGGTGCGGCTGCGAAGCGAGGTGGGGGACGATCCGGCGGCCCTGTTTACGCGAGCGTGGACGCTGACGCTGGGCCGGATGCCGACTGAGGCCGAACAAGCAGGCGGGACGGCGTTCCTGACCGAGCAGATTCAGCATTTCACCGCGCATCCTCCCGCAGCGAAGCCAAAAGCGACGCCGCCGGAGCCGCTGACGCTGGCGCTGAGCACGCTGTGTCAGGCGTTGGTGAGTTCGAATGGTGCAATGTACGTGGACTAGCGGGCTTCGGGTCTCGGGCTTCGGGCTTCGCAGAGAAGACGTAGGAGCACGAGATGGCGAAACCAGTCAGTTACCGAGATCTGGACGTCTGGCAGAAGTCGATGGAACTCGTTGAGCTGGTCTACGAGATCTGTCGGCAGTTACCGTCAAACGAGAAGTATGGGTTGATCTCTCAGATGCAGCGAGCAGCGGTTTCCGTGCCATCCAACATCGCCGAAGGATTTGGCCTCGGAGCCGGCGGATATCGCAGGCATGTCCTGATCGCGCGAGGATCTTTGATGGAACTGGAAGTCCAGCTTGAGCTGGCAGTGCGTTTAAAACTGATTGACAGAAAACCTGTCGCCGACACGTGGCCCATTGCTCAGAATGTGGGGCAGATGCTGACGAAGCTTGCCCTGTCGTTGAAAGAATCATAGTCGCAGAGATCTCCGTCATCTCTCTGCGAAGCCCGAAACCCGAAGCCCGAAGCCCGCCCGATGAACCATTCCCGCCGCCACTTCCTCTCCCAGCAGGCCTTCGGTCTGTCCGGCGTTGCTCTGGCCTATCTCCTCAAGCAGGACGGCGTTTCCGCCGCGCCGGCCAAACCGACGCTGGAGCGGCCGACGTACGATCTGCTTCCCAAGCGGCCTAAGCAGGAGCCGCAGGCGCGCGCGATGATTTCGATGTTCATGCAGGGGGGGCCGAGCCATATCGACCTGTTCGACCCCAAGCCCGAACTGCAGAAGCGGCATCTGCAGAGCTTTACCGGGGACATCAAGTACGACAACGCGGCCGAGGCGAGCGCCAAGCTGTTCGCCAGCCCGTGGAAGTTCGCCAGGCACGGCGAATGCGGCATGGACCTGAGCGAGCTGCTGCCGGGGCTGGCGGGGGTGGCGGATGACATCTGCCTGATCCGGTCGATGCACACCGGGGTTAACAACCACGGCCAGTCGATCAATGCGCTGAATACCGGGCGGGTGACGCCTGGGCGGCCGGCGCTCGGGTCGTGGATGACTTACGGGCTGGGTTCGGAGAGCCAGAATCTGCCGGCGTTTGTCGTCCTCACCGATCCGACCGGGCTGCCGGTGCTGGGGGTCGAGAACTGGCAAAACGGCTGGCTGCCGTCGCTGTATCAGGGGACGGTCGTCCGGCCGCAGGAACCGCGGATTCTGAACCTCGATCCGCCGGCCCACCTCAAGGGACCGGCGCAGGACCGATTCCTGTCGTATCTGGGTCAGATCAACCGGGAGCACCTCGACCGTCACGCGGGAGAACTCGATCTGGCGGCGCGCATTCAGAGCTACGAGCTGGCGGCCCGGATGCAGGTGGCGGCGAAGGAAGCCCTCGATCTGACGCAGGAGAGCGAAGCGGTCCACAAGCTGTACGGGCTCGACGATCCGCTGACGCGCGACTACGGTTCGCGGTGCCTGATCGCCCGGAGGCTGGTGGAGCGGGGAGTCCGCTTCGTGCAGATCCATACCGGCAATCAGACCTGGGATCATCACGGCAACATCGAAAAGGGGTTGCCGGCGGTCTGCAAGAAAGTCGATCGGCCCGGTGCGGCGCTGGTGGCGGACCTGAAGGCCCGCGGCATGCTGGATACGACGCTGGTCCACTGGGGAGGCGAGATGGGGCGGCTGCCGGTGATTCAGAACGAGAAGAACATCGGCCGGGACCACAACACGTACGGTTTCAGCATGTGGCTGGCGGGGGGCGGGATCAAGCGGGGCTGCGTCTACGGCGCGACGGACGAATTCGGTCACAAGGCGGTCGAGAACGTCGTCAATCATTACGACTATCACGCGACGCTGCTGCACCTGTTCGGGCTGGGGCCGGAGCAGTTGACGTTCGAGCGACCGACGGGCGTCGGCAGCCTGATCGACGGCCAGCAGACGCGGGTAGTGTGGGACATCCTGGAGCGGGGTCAGCCGGCTTGAGCGGTTATGGCTTCCAGGGGCCTTCGAGATCCTCGTGCGGGGCGCGAGCCTTGTTGAGGAGTTCGACCAGCCGCTGCAGTTCTTCGGGGCTCAGGTGTCCGAGCTGGCGCTGATGGCAGTCCCGCACGGAATCGGCGAGCTGGTCCAGCAGGGCGATTCCCGCGGGGGTGATGCCGACTTCGACGACGCGGCGGTTTTCCGCCCGGCGTTCGCGATGGACCCAGTCCCGTTTTTCCAGGCGATCGAGCATGCGGGTCATGTCTGGAGCGCGGGAGATCAGCCGGGAGCCCATCACGAGCACCGGCATCGTGCCGGGATGGACGCTGCGGAGCAGGCGGAGCGCGTTGTACTGCTGGGCGGATAGTCCGTGCGCGGAGAAGAGTTCATCCTCAATCCCCTTGAGGCGGTCGTAGGCCCGCCAGAGATGGAGGTAGGCTTCCTGTTCGAGGGAATCGAACCGGCGGCGGGAACGGGGACGGGCGGCGGAAGCGGGGGCGTCTGTCATGCTCACAGGGGTAATCGTCCGGGCGACGCCTGTCAACCCGATGGTTGTTGAGACGGGATTCGGAGCAGAAATCGGAGAGAGCCAATCGCGGGGTCCGGGAGGCGCGGATGAACGGTCAGAACCGGCGTTGGGAATGCTTGCGTCAGGAGAGGCAGCCGCTATACTGCTCCTCTCGGCAGTCGCCCCGCTGAACCTCGCAGCGG harbors:
- a CDS encoding DUF1501 domain-containing protein; translation: MRMRGSRCRGPGAAGGISRREVLRAGLTGFSALSLAELLQQRVQAGTASGGDRTAVILVWLRGGASHLDTLDPKPDAPSDYRGPFDPIATNVPGMQITELLPRLAQIADKYTILRSMAHTGGGHPAGSLQVLGDDPDAQDKLKPVYPDWMSIVSYLRRDPRRTVPSYVAVNPVDNYDSFTIAGPTYLGPAYEAFRVTGDPSQPTFEVPNIGLKDGSVADRLLRRVHLSRDFDRMRDGLDQSGAMRAVDDFEAQALNLLTSASAREAFDLSREPDPIRDRYGRNAWGQQCLMARRLVEAGVDVVATEFDGPLCGRVANWDDHAVNQHVFDALSFRMPTVDQAVSALIEDIYARGLDRRVLVVVTGEFGRTPRISYVASSGGGVASAPAGTVQPGRDHWPRANSMLFAGGGIQTGQIIGGTDARGEDVVDRRVSPGDFLATIYRHLQIDYERVAIPNFAGRPVPIVREGAAIPELMGTSGRV
- a CDS encoding PSD1 and planctomycete cytochrome C domain-containing protein, which codes for MPRLSMLCLMLGMISVAGRAECAEPTAEQLKFFETSVRPLLVEHCQKCHGEKKQWGALRLDSHEALLKGGENGPAIVPGKPEESRLIQAVRHSDDLQMPPDEKLSDRQIATLVDWVRQGAPYPASAAGKADRSRDPNHWAFQPPRDPAVPTTKNTTWAQTGLDHFVLARLELAGLSPAVAADRRTLIRRVTFDLTGLPPTPEEVAAFLADAGEGAYSRLVERLLASPAYGERWGRHWLDVARYADSNGLDENVAHGNAWRYRDYVIDAFNRDLPYDQFVVEQLAGDLLTPTDAADRQQNLIATGFLALGPKVLAEVDETKMQMDIVDEQIDTVGRALLGMTFGCARCHDHKFDPVSTADYYGLAGVFTSTRTMEHFKKVAKWHENPLPSPESEAMQAEYVAQIATKKRALNEATEAAEVAARAGLTADAKPPANLETLFPAETKAKLKQLKDELTQLEKTPPELPSAMGATEAAVADVPIHVRGSHLKLGEVVPRHVPAVMRGPASPAFPSDQSGRMELARWLVDPQHPLTARVMVNRVWRWHFGKGLVRTPDNFGLLGEAPTHPELLDWLAVRFVEGGWSVKSLHRLIVLSATYQQDSRASDATLQADPDNLLYGRRELRRLEAEEVRDAVLAVSGQLDRTPGGPVLKVKNRGYLFDHTSKDLTDYSSVRRSVYLPIIRNNLYDVFQLLDFPDASVPSGDRSTTVIAPQALLMLNSEFVMQAADKFAARLLSDLAIDDSERVRRMYRLAYGRDSSDEELAEARTFQQALEGAMPTDRMDDAARKQAAWSGLCQVVLAANEFVYLR
- a CDS encoding DUF1501 domain-containing protein, which produces MFSAPFSRRHLLQRSAVGFGSLALASLLAEQSSAKAAVADPLAAKQPHFPARAKRVIFLFMKGGPSHLDTFDPKPLLDRDDGKPLPFAKPRVQFAPTGNLLKSPWKFQQYGESGIPVSELFPHVAGCVDDLCMVHSVHGTNPAHGGALLKLHTGSDNFVRPSMGSWVTYGLGTDNANLPAFITICPTLAHGGISNWSSAFLPALYQGTPLGNASVPSDQAAVRYISNPRLPREVQRLQLDRLSAMNRAHLAEGTPDSALEARINSFELAFRMQAEMPLVEDLSQESVATQALYGMDDPVTANFGRMCLKARRFAEAGVRFIQVTHSDSNVQWDQHSNLKAGHEKNAREVDKPIAGLLQDLKARGLLEDTLVWWGGEFGRTPTVEGSNGRDHNPEGFTMWLAGGGVKPGLRYGATDEYGFYAQQDKVHIHDMHATILHLLGLDHERLTYRYAGRDFRLTDVEGNVVDGLFA
- a CDS encoding N,N-dimethylformamidase beta subunit family domain-containing protein; the protein is MLAFVLVVSCGMAGAAERRPDLIRAENAKPGSTDWQLTRVKLDSPTGCRSSVIEGYCSKQSVGAGESIDILVSTNPPSPFRIEIFRTGYYGGRGARLMTTLGPFEGTAQPTPAPGEKNLHECRWKATTSLKIPADWVSGVYLGRLTTIPKDDQTPYWQSYVVFLVTDDRPADVLLQVSDNTWHAYNPWPSNYSIYTHPKGNQGPWADVSFDRPYGRYAQYNSVVNDPLSVGAGEWLSFEFPLAYFLEQHGYDVTYCSNSDMVSPERGLRCKSFLSVGHDEYWDLRQYESAVKMRDAGVNLIFLSGNSVCWVTPFRESWDGRPNRIIFRGGPYGGDYKYAVGREKDHGPFPHRGPDEGFLMGARNIEPVNGGGDWTAVKPEHWIFKNTGMKQGDRIPGLIGWEYHGDPPAIPGLEIVGGGTAFQGGVNPQQWQATIYPGPKGNFVFQGSTIFWAQGLSHPPGHTLPWSHWSRPHGPDERVQQMTHNLLRRAIGDAKSK
- a CDS encoding PSD1 and planctomycete cytochrome C domain-containing protein, encoding MFRFTPLLALCVLVVPASAAEPGSRPLSFEADIRPLLKAQCWHCHGEEEKPEGGLDLRLVRFLQKGGESGTAIAAGKHAESLVYQRVASDEMPPGEKKLTPREKELLARWIDEGAKTARPEPESLAAGDIFTDDDRSHWSFQPIRRPGVPTTEHAEQARSPIDAFLLERLGRDRLTLSAEADRATQIRRLSFDLLGLPPSPEAVAAFVADMSPDAYERLVDQMLDSPAYGERWARHWLDVAGYADSDGYSEKDLERKWAWKYRDYVIRAFNEDKSWNEFLVEQLAGDELLTQPFANLTPDQADKLIATGFLRMGPDGTGDGSVDQNVARNEVLAETIKIVSTSLLGMTVGCAQCHAHRYDPITQADYYRVRAIFEPAYDWKQWRAPNARLVSQWSDETRQKVTEAEKELAEVQKQRNEELDKIVAETFEQELAKLPEEIQPKAREVRATAEKDRTDEHKQLIKEYPFLNVNRGTVYLYLKDRLTGFNKKWDATTEETKKKRPADDFIQCLTEVPGQIPATKLFSRGDFNQPREDVLPGELAVLNAVNASLPVDDPALPTSGRRLAYAKTLTSGEHPLVARVLVNRIWLNHFGRGLVATPGDFGMLGEKPSHPELLDWLASEFMQSGWQLKKLQRLIVTSQAYRQSSQRTSELDAIDPENRLLGRMSVRRLEAETVRDTLLALAGRLSDKMTGTPVVVMPDDVGQIVVGVDTRDSAGRPSGKVIPLGEDEYRRSIYVQARRSMPLGMLEPFDVPVMAPNCEQRASSTVAPQSLLMMNSEFVVDQTTAMAVRLRSEVGDDPAALFTRAWTLTLGRMPTEAEQAGGTAFLTEQIQHFTAHPPAAKPKATPPEPLTLALSTLCQALVSSNGAMYVD
- a CDS encoding four helix bundle protein; the protein is MAKPVSYRDLDVWQKSMELVELVYEICRQLPSNEKYGLISQMQRAAVSVPSNIAEGFGLGAGGYRRHVLIARGSLMELEVQLELAVRLKLIDRKPVADTWPIAQNVGQMLTKLALSLKES